From the Bradyrhizobium sp. CCGUVB1N3 genome, one window contains:
- a CDS encoding DnaJ domain-containing protein: MTDPFSILGVDESASDDEIKRRYLTLVRDFPPDREPERFQSYRAAFEALHTERQRLAAKLLATHDTALTRLKTASLPSPEARQQGRVSQAQVTALLVEGIEQAIARWQETSRTETARTGAARTNGA, from the coding sequence ATGACGGACCCGTTTTCCATCCTCGGCGTCGACGAGAGCGCCAGTGACGACGAGATCAAGCGGCGATACTTGACGCTGGTGCGGGACTTCCCGCCCGACCGTGAGCCGGAGCGGTTCCAGAGCTACCGTGCGGCTTTTGAAGCTCTGCACACCGAGCGCCAACGGCTCGCAGCGAAGCTGCTTGCTACGCACGACACCGCACTGACGCGGCTCAAGACGGCCAGCCTGCCGTCGCCTGAGGCGCGGCAGCAAGGGCGGGTTTCTCAAGCGCAGGTGACGGCGCTGCTGGTCGAGGGTATCGAGCAGGCGATCGCGCGATGGCAAGAGACGTCACGAACCGAGACCGCACGAACCGGCGCCGCGCGAACCAACGGTGCGTGA